One genomic region from Rosa rugosa chromosome 1, drRosRugo1.1, whole genome shotgun sequence encodes:
- the LOC133718324 gene encoding uncharacterized protein LOC133718324, whose amino-acid sequence MADGDSDSDSSYVLLSDGNSVGSDSENYVIVGKDDYMSADSGEDLTGGSQNELEKVVVDENHVSSDSENDQFCDSQQQLEKNGDDDSNASTDSDEDLSVERRHQLKKLVDYSSSDSDKDLLDCGGSLWNERRVATNEFHRYPCKRIGHVCGEDCYELSGEKKAKDNIDINNVTMEYVLPFLPAKTLCRFRSVGKQWDEWITSPFFIHKQAYSFRNISGLFCQLPGEKPSFVSLNRAAYGIPNPSLNFLPEPVTVRTACNGLLCCESCDGENTYYICNPVNKEWTVLPKSKPYHGHESVVALAFEPSVLDFEEHFQLVCAFSVPDEPVICFDIYSSSSRSWKLSQTECCEIDALHLKGHGIFLKGMVFWETLTGAILAFNLKEEQYGILPLPPHSGPLGVMAEMYGELCYILPVLEDYVYTLEIYGDMDMKLKRRIPLADGIFTNAYEELRALACVTDDVVIMLLGMKLIAYHVKAEKADIIHSYTGIIAGYAGYLPYVNSLVHINHP is encoded by the exons ATGGCTGATGGGGATTCGGATTCTGACAGTAGCTATGTCCTTCTGAGTGATGGCAATTCTGTGGGTAGTGATTCTGAGAACTATGTCATTGTGGGTAAAGACGACTATATGAGTGCTGATTCCGGTGAAGATCTGACTGGTGGAAGCCAAAATGAGTTGGAGAAGGTTGTGGTTGATGAAAATCATGTGAGTTCTGACTCTGAAAATGATCAATTTTGTGATAGCCAACAACAGTTGGAGAAGAATGGAGATGATGACAGTAATGCGAGTACTGATTCTGATGAAGATCTGTCTGTTGAGAGAAGACACCAGTTGAAGAAGCTTGTGGATTATTCCAGTTCTGATTCTGATAAAGATCTATTGGATTGTGGTGGATCACTGTGGAATGAAAGACGTGTGGCTACCAATGAG TTTCACAGATATCCATGTAAAAGAATTGGTCATGTTTGTGGAGAAGATTGCTATGAATTGTCTGGAGAGAAAAAGGCCAAGGACAATATTGACATCAATAATGTTACAATGGAGTATGTTCTTCCATTCCTCCCTGCCAAAACACTTTGCAGGTTCAGAAGCGTTGGCAAACAGTGGGATGAGTGGATTACCTCTCCTTTTTTCATTCACAAGCAGGCTTACTCCTTCCGGAACATCTCTGGTCTTTTCTGTCAACTTCCTGGGGAAAAGCCTTCTTTTGTCTCGCTCAATAGAGCTGCTTATGGAATTCCCAATCCTTCCCTTAATTTCTTGCCTGAACCAGTTACTGTAAGGACTGCTTGTAATGGCCTGCTCTGCTGCGAAAGCTGCGATGGAGAAAATACTTACTACATTTGCAATCCTGTGAACAAGGAATGGACAGTGCTTCCCAAGTCAAAGCCTTATCATGGACATGAATCAGTTGTAGCACTAGCTTTTGAGCCTTCTGTGCTTGACTTTGAAGAACATTTTCAACTTGTGTGTGCCTTCTCTGTACCTGATGAGCCAGTGATCTGTTTTGATATATACTCTTCAAGTTCGAGGTCTTGGAAACTCTCTCAGACAGAATGCTGTGAGATTGATGCTCTGCATTTGAAAGGTCATGGGATCTTTTTGAAGGGAATGGTATTCTGGGAAACTCTTACTGGCGCAATTTTGGCTTTTAATCTGAAGGAGGAGCAATATGGTATTTTGCCTCTCCCTCCTCACAGCGGACCACTAGGTGTTATGGCAGAGATGTACGGCGAGCTGTGTTATATTCTGCCTGTTCTGGAAGACTATGTATACACCTTGGAGATCTATGGTGATATGGACATGAAACTGAAGCGCAGAATTCCTCTTGCTGATGGTATTTTCACCAATGCTTATGAAGAGTTGAGGGCTTTGGCTTGTGTAACTGATGATGTGGTGATCATGCTTCTTGGAATGAAATTGATTGCTTATCATGTGAAAGCAGAGAAGGCTGATATCATACATAGTTATACTGGGATTATTGCTGGATATGCAGGTTATCTTCCATATGTGAACAGCCTGGTGCACATAAATCACCCATGA
- the LOC133727262 gene encoding F-box protein At5g03970-like, translated as MATSEEEHPVDNDNLVDNDSEEDQFDDIAEQHIQSSNELKVVDLSDVVCSNELKVVDRSDMFGRDPRKRTAPVDVPSDEFPHKRFKQNMEIQDVVMEHALYFLPAKSLCRFKTVNKEWDQYINSPFFAHQQTHSFRDISGLFCQLPGDKPSFISLDQDAYGIPSPSLSFLPQPVTLRTACNGLLCCQSCFEQNSYYICNPVNEEWKVLPEPNFYHGPDQSALALAFEPSALNFAAHFELVCAFSLSLTDQPVICFEIYSSRSRSWRLAETVCSELDALKLNGDGIFLKGVVFWETFAGAILAFDLKEEHYGILSLPPNSGPQGVLTEMRGELCYILPVREGNSYTLEIHGDMDMNLKHIIPLNLGFLSHTHQESIRVLACVNDDAVVILFGDRVIAYNMKARTVETLRDIVIGNYNGEYNAGFAKYLPYVNSLVHVRSSYITSLLSEDPTTSYSYLKSP; from the exons ATGGCGACTTCTGAGGAGGAGCATCCCGTTGATAATGACAATCTTGTGGACAATGATTCTGAAGAAGATCAGTTTGATGACATTGCAGAACAGCATATACAGTCTTCAAATGAGCTCAAAGTGGTGGATCTCTCTGATGTGGTATGTTCAAATGAGCTCAAAGTGGTGGATCGCTCTGATATG TTTGGCAGAGATCCTCGCAAAAGAACCGCTCCTGTAGATGTTCCTTCTGATGAATTTCCACACAAAAGGTTTAAGCAAAACATGGAGATCCAAGATGTTGTAATGGAGCATGCTCTTTATTTCCTCCCTGCCAAGTCGCTTTGCAGATTCAAAACTGTTAACAAAGAGTGGGATCAGTACATTAACAGCCCCTTTTTCGCTCACCAGCAAACTCACTCCTTCCGAGACATCTCTGGTCTTTTTTGTCAACTCCCTGGTGATAAGCCTTCCTTCATATCACTTGATCAAGATGCTTATGGCATTCCTAGTCCATCCCTCAGTTTCTTGCCTCAGCCTGTTACTCTCAGAACCGCTTGCAATGGTCTGCTTTGCTGCCAAAGCTGCTTTGAACAAAATAGCTACTACATTTGTAACCCTGTGAATGAGGAATGGAAAGTGCTTCCGGAGCCAAACTTTTATCATGGACCTGATCAATCAGCCTTGGCACTAGCCTTTGAGCCTTCGGCACTAAACTTTGCAGCACATTTTGAACTTGTGTGTGCATTTTCTCTATCTTTAACTGATCAACCAGTCATCTGCTTTGAGATATACTCTTCAAGGTCAAGGTCCTGGAGACTCGCTGAGACTGTATGTTCTGAGCTAGATGCCTTGAAGTTGAATGGGGATGGAATCTTCCTGAAGGGTGTAGTCTTTTGGGAAACTTTTGCTGGGGCCATTCTGGCTTTTGACTTGAAGGAGGAGCACTATGGCATTCTGTCACTCCCTCCCAACAGTGGACCACAAGGTGTTCTAACAGAGATGCGGGGTGAGCTGTGCTATATTCTGCCTGTTAGAGAAGGTAATAGTTACACCTTGGAAATCCATGGTGATATGGACATGAATCTCAAGCATATAATTCCTCTCAATCTTGGTTTTCTTTCTCATACTCACCAAGAGTCGATAAGGGTTTTGGCTTGTGTGAATGATGATGCTGTGGTAATTCTTTTTGGAGACAGAGTGATTGCTTATAATATGAAAGCTAGGACGGTTGAAACATTAAGGGATATAGTGATTGGTAATTACAATGGTGAATACAATGCTGGATTTGCAAAGTATCTTCCTTATGTGAACAGCCTTGTTCATGTACGCTCATCATACATAACGAGCCTCCTTTCTGAAGATCCTACTACCTCCTATTCCTATCTGAAGTCTCCCTGA
- the LOC133718333 gene encoding F-box protein At5g07610-like, producing MDRARRAKELVANKNSMIYMDLKDIVKDHALPFLPAKSLFRFNGVCKDWKIQIRSPFFAHKQSTSFSDVSGFFLVSASTVPSFISIDSMAYGVPDPSLKFLPEPVDIRASSNGLLCCQGREGYKAYYICNPVTKQWKKLPKPNADHGSDPALVLIFEPSLLSFVAEYKLVCAFPSQDFENGHEFEIYSSKEGSWRISGEIFYGSGSVVPRSGVSVNDIIYWYASSGRILVFDLKMERAQLLYGHGYYDSILGVIDGKLCSTKAQGTGVTISVLSNAYTNTMQMHSSVKAWERKLTINLTPAPVPSTAGSSTGSLLFASGNLVLYRCGSKLHSYNLRTKETLYIGDELYHGTFVPHVNSLVEI from the coding sequence ATGGATCGAGCAAGGAGGGCAAAAGAGTTGGTAGCAAACAAGAACAGCATGATATACATGGACCTCAAGGATATAGTCAAGGATCATGCTCTCCCATTCCTCCCCGCCAAATCACTGTTCAGGTTCAATGGGGTTTGTAAGGACTGGAAGATCCAGATCAGATCTCCTTTCTTTGCCCACAAGCAGTCAACTAGCTTTTCTGATGTCTCGGGCTTCTTTCTTGTTTCCGCATCAACCGTACCTTCATTTATCTCTATTGATTCCATGGCCTATGGTGTTCCAGACCCGTCACTGAAGTTTTTACCTGAGCCAGTTGACATAAGGGCTTCTTCCAATGGACTACTATGCTGCCAGGGACGTGAAGGCTATAAGGCTTACTACATCTGCAATCCGGTTACTAAGCAGTGGAAAAAACTTCCTAAACCAAATGCTGACCATGGATCTGACCCTGCTCTGGTTCTCATCTTTGAGCCGTCTTTGCTCAGTTTTGTGGCCGAGTACAAGCTGGTCTGTGCTTTCCCATCACAGGATTTTGAGAATGGACATGAATTTGAGATCTATTCCTCCAAGGAGGGGTCTTGGAGAATTTCTGGTGAGATTTTCTATGGCAGTGGGTCTGTTGTGCCAAGATCTGGTGTTTCTGTGAATGACATAATCTATTGGTATGCATCAAGTGGTAGGATTCTTGTTTTTGACCTGAAGATGGAGAGGGCACAACTCCTTTATGGCCATGGTTATTATGATTCAATCTTGGGTGTGATTGATGGAAAGCTATGTTCGACCAAGGCTCAGGGTACTGGAGTAACCATAAGTGTGTTGTCTAATGCTTACACAAACACAATGCAGATGCACAGCTCAGTCAAGGCATGGGAAAGGAAACTTACAATCAATCTTACCCCTGCACCAGTACCTTCAACGGCTGGTAGTTCTACTGGTAGTTTATTGTTTGCAAGTGGGAATCTAGTATTGTACCGGTGTGGCTCAAAACTCCATTCGTACAACCTGCGGACTAAAGAAACTCTATACATAGGTGATGAGCTTTACCATGGGACATTTGTTCCTCATGTGAACAGCCTCGTGGAGATTTAG